In Ostrea edulis chromosome 10, xbOstEdul1.1, whole genome shotgun sequence, one genomic interval encodes:
- the LOC125665833 gene encoding tripartite motif-containing protein 45-like, whose product MEDDKIERLRERILQCPICMDEYKDPRILPCHHTVCLNCLLDFVRHSSSSGRLFRCPQCRSDICVPRGGVKDFPPNFYVNCIQDELGSRPYFGICDICERDWLISQYRCVDCDLDICRFCIHEHRLFKHGAGRDVTVMRIETGNIASYMASEKGCDIHSGEVLQMFCCTCEAAICVTCVCELHKKHETMPLIKKLMASRKELQFDLDDLKTEVKLTQDSLSDLRSLRTKVQDSTDATTTSIRLRSRELAMEMDRVAELKIEKVRCTTNKVLQEIDSYIKELELLHDQARKGCGFLEDLQEDDVSLELFACFTKYKKGLEVVRKSALNKTVQTQISNFEAGKVKECFGYHFLKFGDLKVFQDKAVFLNVEKEPRFFKSSKCRKMCSVIPAVLYLVLFALVISGLFILTNNLWSSHHVTLEDCVGWLFFLHLTITGAFAFYKSRR is encoded by the coding sequence ATGGAGGACGATAAGATTGAACGTCTACGGGAGCGGATCCTGCAATGTCCGATATGCATGGATGAATACAAGGATCCAAGGATACTTCCTTGTCATCACACGGTGTGCTTGAATTGCCTTCTTGATTTTGTTAGACATTCGTCGTCATCTGGGCGTCTGTTTCGATGCCCTCAGTGTCGGTCCGACATTTGCGTTCCACGTGGAGGCGTCAAAGATTTCCCGCCAAATTTCTACGTCAACTGCATTCAAGACGAATTGGGATCACGACCGTATTTTGGGATTTGTGATATTTGTGAACGGGACTGGCTTATTTCGCAATACAGATGCGTGGATTGTGACCTAGATATTTGTAGATTTTGTATTCACGAACATAGACTTTTTAAACATGGAGCCGGGAGAGATGTCACGGTCATGCGCATTGAGACCGGAAACATAGCTTCATATATGGCCTCAGAGAAAGGTTGCGATATTCATTCTGGAGAAGTTTTGCAGATGTTTTGTTGCACGTGCGAGGCGGCCATCTGTGTCACGTGTGTCTGTGAATTGCACAAGAAACATGAAACAATGCCTTTGATAAAGAAATTAATGGCGTCTCGGAAGGAATTGCAATTTGATCTCGATGATCTGAAAACTGAGGTAAAACTAACTCAAGATTCTTTATCAGATTTACGCAGTCTTCGAACAAAAGTACAGGATAGTACTGATGCCACAACGACATCAATTCGACTACGATCACGGGAACTGGCGATGGAAATGGATAGAGTGGCGGAGCTAAAAATAGAAAAGGTTCGATGTACAACTAATAAGGTTCTTCAGGAGATCGACAGTTACATTAAAGAACTCGAGCTGCTTCACGACCAAGCAAGGAAGGGCTGTGGGTTTTTAGAAGATCTTCAAGAAGATGACGTCAGTTTGGAATTATTTGCGTGCTTTACCAAATATAAGAAAGGACTAGAGGTCGTCCGAAAATCCGCACTGAACAAAACAGTACAAACGCAGATTTCAAATTTCGAAGCCGGAAAGGTGAAAGAGTGCTTTGGgtaccactttttaaagtttggGGATCTAAAAGTATTCCAAGACAAAGCAGTGTTTTTGAATGTGGAGAAGGAACCACGATTTTTTAAGTCCTCCAAATGTCGTAAAATGTGCTCGGTTATACCGGCAGTATTGTACTTGGTACTTTTTGCACTTGTTATTTCTGGCTTATTTATTTTGACCAATAATTTGTGGAGTTCTCATCACGTGACTCTTGAGGACTGTGTTGGTTGGCTCTTCTTCTTGCATCTTACTATCACGGGCGCTTTTGCTTTCTATAAGTCAAGAAGATAA